A stretch of the Erinaceus europaeus chromosome 1, mEriEur2.1, whole genome shotgun sequence genome encodes the following:
- the URGCP gene encoding up-regulator of cell proliferation isoform X1, with protein MASPGHSDLGEVAPEIKASERRTAVAIADLEWREMEGDDCEFHYGDGTNEAQDGDFPTAERSRLQEMLSLLGLEIYQAQKLSLQDALQISNDSMKNWAPQVPKDLPWNFLRKLQALSAEARNTTMVLDAPPDARPTEKENQMEEEIIYWDTADDISADIYSFSELPTPDTPVNPLDLLCALLLSCDSFLQQEIVQKMALCQFALPLVLPDSENHYHTFLLWALRGIVRTWWVQSPRGLGNLREDSMVLPRAPTFAFVRMEVSSNSKSQLLNALLSPPHRQRDCFWHRDLNLGTNPREIADGLVELSWFLPSGREDQDIFLEPVAFLNLRGDIGSHWLQFKLLTEISSAVFILTDNISKKEYKLLYSMKGSATKYYFILSPYRGKRNANLRFLNRLIPVLKMDHSHVLVKVSSTDNASFVRRVRAILAHVARSPCRRVSVEDMAHSARKLGLKVDEDCEECQRAKERMERIARKIRDAEAYRRDELRLQGEPWRKAAQVEKELCQLQWAGDPPEKYRTELRHRLLELRTQQHGQDPAWGVQEFVRGLSSPSLSERQYFLRWMEWGLARVAQPRPRQPPETFLSLRPKHGGSGGAGDLSEPLWPEGLGVEHFLREMGQFYEAEACLVEAGRLAAGQRRFAHFPGLALELLLKGLPLELVDGGTLSTPLRWVTGLLKELHTRLERRARLVVLSALGVPGTGKSTLLNTMFGLRFPTGGRGCSPRGAFMQLITVAEGFSQDLGCDHILVIDSGGLVRGTLPTAGGPFELEASLATLIMALSNVTVVSLADTRDIPPAILHAFLRLEKTGHLPNCQFVYQNLHDTSALGLKPRERRQLPEPASEASRTEAQTEKQGGGLRTLADLAFCNPEKQHVWHIPGLWHGVPPMAAVSLGYSEAIFELKRCLLENIRNGLSNQNKNIQQLIELVRRL; from the exons ATGGCGTCGCCAGG ACACTCAGACTTGGGAGAAGTGGCCCCAGAAATAAAAGCATCAGAGAGAAGAACGGCTGTGGCCATTGCAG atttggaatggagagaaatggaaggagatgACTGCGAGTTTCATTATGGAG atggTACGAATGAGGCTCAGGATGGTGACTTTCCAACAG caGAGCGGAGCAGACTGCAAGAAATGCTGTCTCTCTTGGGGCTAGAGATATACCAGGCACAGAAGCTTAGCCTCCAGGATGCCTTGCAGATCAGCAATGACAGCATGAAGAACTGGGCTCCACAGGTTCCTAAGGACTTGCCCTGGAATTTCCTCAGGAAACTACAAGCCCTCAGTGCTGAAGCCAGGAACACTACGATGGTTCTGGATGCTCCCCCAGATGCCAGGCCCACAGAGAAGGAGAATCAGATGGAAGAGGAGATCATTTACTGGGACACAGCTGACGACATCTCTGCTGACATCTACTCCTTCTCTGAGCTGCCCACCCCGGACACACCAGTGAACCCCTTGgacctcctctgtgccctcctgcTCTCCTGTGACAGTTTCCTACAGCAGGAGATCGTGCAAAAGATGGCCCTCTGTCAGTTCGCACTCCCCCTCGTTCTGCCTGATTCGGAAAACCACTACCACACATTTCTGCTCTGGGCCCTGCGGGGCATCGTGAGGACTTGGTGGGTACAGTCTCCAAGGGGGCTGGGGAACCTGCGAGAGGACAGCATGGTCCTGCCCCGGGCCCCCACCTTCGCCTTTGTGCGCATGGAGGTCAGCAGCAACTCCAAGTCCCAGCTTCTCAACGCCCTGCTCAGCCCGCCTCACCGGCAGCGGGACTGCTTCTGGCACCGGGACCTGAACCTAGGCACTAACCCCCGGGAGATTGCTGATGGGTTAGTGGAACTCTCCTGGTTCCTCCCCAGTGGCCGGGAAGACCAGGACATCTTTCTGGAGCCTGTGGCCTTTCTGAACCTGCGAGGGGACATTGGCTCCCACTGGCTGCAGTTTAAGCTCTTGACAGAGATCTCCTCAGCTGTGTTCATCCTGACAGACAATATCAGTAAAAAGGAGTACAAGCTGCTATACTCCATGAAGGGTTCCGCCACCAAGTACTACTTCATCCTGAGCCCCTACCGGGGCAAACGCAATGCCAACCTGCGCTTCCTCAACCGGCTGATCCCCGTGCTGAAGATGGACCACTCGCACGTCCTGGTCAAGGTCAGCAGCACGGACAACGCCAGCTTCGTGCGCCGGGTTAGAGCCATCCTGGCACATGTGGCCCGCTCGCCCTGCCGGAGGGTGTCAGTGGAGGACATGGCCCACTCGGCCCGCAAGCTGGGGCTGAAGGTGGACGAGGACTGTGAGGAGTGCCAGCGGGCCAAAGAGCGCATGGAGCGCATCGCCCGGAAGATCCGAGATGCTGAGGCCTACCGGAGAGATGAGCTGAGGCTGCAGGGGGAGCCATGGAGGAAGGCGGCCCAGGTGGAGAAGGAGCTCTGCCAGCTGCAGTGGGCCGGGGACCCCCCAGAGAAGTACAGGACCGAGCTGAGGCACCGGCTGCTGGAACTTCGCACCCAGCAGCATGgccaggaccctgcctggggGGTGCAGGAATTCGTCAGGGGCCTCAGCAGCCCATCTCTGAGCGAGAGGCAGTACTTCTTGCGGTGGATGGAGTGGGGGTTGGCTCGGGTGGCCCAGCCCCGGCCCCGACAGCCCCCTGAGACCTTCCTCAGCCTGAGACCAAAGCATGGAGGCAGTGGTGGGGCCGGGGACCTGAGTGAGCCCCTGTGGCCTGAAGGCCTAGGGGTGGAGCACTTCCTGAGGGAAATGGGGCAGTTTTACGAGGCAGAAGCCTGCCTGGTGGAGGCGGGGAGGCTGGCTGCAGGTCAGAGGCGGTTTGCTCACTTCCCAGGCCTGGCCCTGGAGCTGCTGCTGAAGGGACTTCCCCTAGAGTTGGTGGATGGGGGCACTCTGAGCACCCCACTACGCTGGGTCACGGGTCTCCTCAAGGAGCTGCACACACGGCTAGAGAGAAGGGCACGCCTGGTAGTGCTGTCGGCCCTGGGGGTGCCGGGCACGGGCAAGTCCACCCTCCTTAACACCATGTTTGGGCTGCGGTTCCCCACAGGGGGCCGGGGCTGTAGCCCCCGAGGAGCCTTCATGCAGCTCATCACTGTGGCTGAGGGCTTCAGTCAGGACCTGGGCTGTGACCACATCCTGGTGATTGACTCTGGGGGGCTGGTTAGGGGGACCCTACCCACAGCTGGGGGGCCATTTGAGCTGGAGGCCTCCCTGGCCACCTTGATCATGGCACTGAGCAATGTGACGGTGGTCAGCCTGGCGGACACAAGGGACATCCCTCCGGCGATCCTGCATGCCTTCCTGAGGCTAGAGAAGACAGGGCACTTGCCCAACTGTCAGTTTGTTTACCAGAACCTCCACGACACCTCGGCCCTGGGGCTCAAGCCAAGGGAGCGGAGGCAGTTGCCTGAACCAGCCAGTGAGGCCAGCAGGACCGAGGCCCAGACAGAGAAGCAGGGTGGCGGCCTCAGAACACTGGCTGACCTGGCCTTCTGCAACCCTGAGAAGCAGCACGTCTGGCACATCCCTGGCCTGTGGCATGGGGTGCCCCCGATGGCTGCTGTGAGCCTGGGGTACAGTGAGGCCATCTTTGAGCTGAAGCGGTGCCTGCTGGAGAACATCAGGAATGGCCTGTCCAACCAGAACAAGAACATCCAGCAGCTCATTGAGCTGGTCAGGCGGCTGTGA
- the URGCP gene encoding up-regulator of cell proliferation isoform X2, with amino-acid sequence MASPGHSDLGEVAPEIKASERRTAVAIADLEWREMEGDDCEFHYGDGTNEAQDGDFPTERSRLQEMLSLLGLEIYQAQKLSLQDALQISNDSMKNWAPQVPKDLPWNFLRKLQALSAEARNTTMVLDAPPDARPTEKENQMEEEIIYWDTADDISADIYSFSELPTPDTPVNPLDLLCALLLSCDSFLQQEIVQKMALCQFALPLVLPDSENHYHTFLLWALRGIVRTWWVQSPRGLGNLREDSMVLPRAPTFAFVRMEVSSNSKSQLLNALLSPPHRQRDCFWHRDLNLGTNPREIADGLVELSWFLPSGREDQDIFLEPVAFLNLRGDIGSHWLQFKLLTEISSAVFILTDNISKKEYKLLYSMKGSATKYYFILSPYRGKRNANLRFLNRLIPVLKMDHSHVLVKVSSTDNASFVRRVRAILAHVARSPCRRVSVEDMAHSARKLGLKVDEDCEECQRAKERMERIARKIRDAEAYRRDELRLQGEPWRKAAQVEKELCQLQWAGDPPEKYRTELRHRLLELRTQQHGQDPAWGVQEFVRGLSSPSLSERQYFLRWMEWGLARVAQPRPRQPPETFLSLRPKHGGSGGAGDLSEPLWPEGLGVEHFLREMGQFYEAEACLVEAGRLAAGQRRFAHFPGLALELLLKGLPLELVDGGTLSTPLRWVTGLLKELHTRLERRARLVVLSALGVPGTGKSTLLNTMFGLRFPTGGRGCSPRGAFMQLITVAEGFSQDLGCDHILVIDSGGLVRGTLPTAGGPFELEASLATLIMALSNVTVVSLADTRDIPPAILHAFLRLEKTGHLPNCQFVYQNLHDTSALGLKPRERRQLPEPASEASRTEAQTEKQGGGLRTLADLAFCNPEKQHVWHIPGLWHGVPPMAAVSLGYSEAIFELKRCLLENIRNGLSNQNKNIQQLIELVRRL; translated from the exons ATGGCGTCGCCAGG ACACTCAGACTTGGGAGAAGTGGCCCCAGAAATAAAAGCATCAGAGAGAAGAACGGCTGTGGCCATTGCAG atttggaatggagagaaatggaaggagatgACTGCGAGTTTCATTATGGAG atggTACGAATGAGGCTCAGGATGGTGACTTTCCAACAG AGCGGAGCAGACTGCAAGAAATGCTGTCTCTCTTGGGGCTAGAGATATACCAGGCACAGAAGCTTAGCCTCCAGGATGCCTTGCAGATCAGCAATGACAGCATGAAGAACTGGGCTCCACAGGTTCCTAAGGACTTGCCCTGGAATTTCCTCAGGAAACTACAAGCCCTCAGTGCTGAAGCCAGGAACACTACGATGGTTCTGGATGCTCCCCCAGATGCCAGGCCCACAGAGAAGGAGAATCAGATGGAAGAGGAGATCATTTACTGGGACACAGCTGACGACATCTCTGCTGACATCTACTCCTTCTCTGAGCTGCCCACCCCGGACACACCAGTGAACCCCTTGgacctcctctgtgccctcctgcTCTCCTGTGACAGTTTCCTACAGCAGGAGATCGTGCAAAAGATGGCCCTCTGTCAGTTCGCACTCCCCCTCGTTCTGCCTGATTCGGAAAACCACTACCACACATTTCTGCTCTGGGCCCTGCGGGGCATCGTGAGGACTTGGTGGGTACAGTCTCCAAGGGGGCTGGGGAACCTGCGAGAGGACAGCATGGTCCTGCCCCGGGCCCCCACCTTCGCCTTTGTGCGCATGGAGGTCAGCAGCAACTCCAAGTCCCAGCTTCTCAACGCCCTGCTCAGCCCGCCTCACCGGCAGCGGGACTGCTTCTGGCACCGGGACCTGAACCTAGGCACTAACCCCCGGGAGATTGCTGATGGGTTAGTGGAACTCTCCTGGTTCCTCCCCAGTGGCCGGGAAGACCAGGACATCTTTCTGGAGCCTGTGGCCTTTCTGAACCTGCGAGGGGACATTGGCTCCCACTGGCTGCAGTTTAAGCTCTTGACAGAGATCTCCTCAGCTGTGTTCATCCTGACAGACAATATCAGTAAAAAGGAGTACAAGCTGCTATACTCCATGAAGGGTTCCGCCACCAAGTACTACTTCATCCTGAGCCCCTACCGGGGCAAACGCAATGCCAACCTGCGCTTCCTCAACCGGCTGATCCCCGTGCTGAAGATGGACCACTCGCACGTCCTGGTCAAGGTCAGCAGCACGGACAACGCCAGCTTCGTGCGCCGGGTTAGAGCCATCCTGGCACATGTGGCCCGCTCGCCCTGCCGGAGGGTGTCAGTGGAGGACATGGCCCACTCGGCCCGCAAGCTGGGGCTGAAGGTGGACGAGGACTGTGAGGAGTGCCAGCGGGCCAAAGAGCGCATGGAGCGCATCGCCCGGAAGATCCGAGATGCTGAGGCCTACCGGAGAGATGAGCTGAGGCTGCAGGGGGAGCCATGGAGGAAGGCGGCCCAGGTGGAGAAGGAGCTCTGCCAGCTGCAGTGGGCCGGGGACCCCCCAGAGAAGTACAGGACCGAGCTGAGGCACCGGCTGCTGGAACTTCGCACCCAGCAGCATGgccaggaccctgcctggggGGTGCAGGAATTCGTCAGGGGCCTCAGCAGCCCATCTCTGAGCGAGAGGCAGTACTTCTTGCGGTGGATGGAGTGGGGGTTGGCTCGGGTGGCCCAGCCCCGGCCCCGACAGCCCCCTGAGACCTTCCTCAGCCTGAGACCAAAGCATGGAGGCAGTGGTGGGGCCGGGGACCTGAGTGAGCCCCTGTGGCCTGAAGGCCTAGGGGTGGAGCACTTCCTGAGGGAAATGGGGCAGTTTTACGAGGCAGAAGCCTGCCTGGTGGAGGCGGGGAGGCTGGCTGCAGGTCAGAGGCGGTTTGCTCACTTCCCAGGCCTGGCCCTGGAGCTGCTGCTGAAGGGACTTCCCCTAGAGTTGGTGGATGGGGGCACTCTGAGCACCCCACTACGCTGGGTCACGGGTCTCCTCAAGGAGCTGCACACACGGCTAGAGAGAAGGGCACGCCTGGTAGTGCTGTCGGCCCTGGGGGTGCCGGGCACGGGCAAGTCCACCCTCCTTAACACCATGTTTGGGCTGCGGTTCCCCACAGGGGGCCGGGGCTGTAGCCCCCGAGGAGCCTTCATGCAGCTCATCACTGTGGCTGAGGGCTTCAGTCAGGACCTGGGCTGTGACCACATCCTGGTGATTGACTCTGGGGGGCTGGTTAGGGGGACCCTACCCACAGCTGGGGGGCCATTTGAGCTGGAGGCCTCCCTGGCCACCTTGATCATGGCACTGAGCAATGTGACGGTGGTCAGCCTGGCGGACACAAGGGACATCCCTCCGGCGATCCTGCATGCCTTCCTGAGGCTAGAGAAGACAGGGCACTTGCCCAACTGTCAGTTTGTTTACCAGAACCTCCACGACACCTCGGCCCTGGGGCTCAAGCCAAGGGAGCGGAGGCAGTTGCCTGAACCAGCCAGTGAGGCCAGCAGGACCGAGGCCCAGACAGAGAAGCAGGGTGGCGGCCTCAGAACACTGGCTGACCTGGCCTTCTGCAACCCTGAGAAGCAGCACGTCTGGCACATCCCTGGCCTGTGGCATGGGGTGCCCCCGATGGCTGCTGTGAGCCTGGGGTACAGTGAGGCCATCTTTGAGCTGAAGCGGTGCCTGCTGGAGAACATCAGGAATGGCCTGTCCAACCAGAACAAGAACATCCAGCAGCTCATTGAGCTGGTCAGGCGGCTGTGA